In the genome of Myroides phaeus, one region contains:
- a CDS encoding dihydroorotase, with protein MNIVLKAAKVIDPQSPFHNQTIDLQIENGVITKIAKDINVANCDVINAENLHISQGWFDSSVCLGEPGFEDRETIANGLDVAAKSGFTQIAVEPNTNPIPDTQSIISFIKHKAFNKATEVFPIGALTVKSEGVDLAELYDMQNAGAVAFGDYKKAIQNANILKIALQYTQDFDGLVIAFSQDSSIKGKGVAHEGIESTKLGLKGIPALAEELQIARNLFLLEYTGGKMHIPTISTAKSVELIKEAKSKGLNVTCSVSIHQLILTDDTLNDFDTRYKVLPPLRDEAHRKALIAGVLDGTIDCITSEHNPLDIEHKKLEFEKATDGTVGLESALGALGTILPTEVIVEKLTKAREIFKVEKATITEGAKANITLFDPNSEWTFTKEAILSKSKNSAFLNQPMKGKVIGVINGNNAIFNKK; from the coding sequence ATGAATATTGTTCTAAAAGCTGCCAAAGTTATTGACCCTCAGAGTCCTTTCCACAACCAAACTATTGATTTACAGATTGAAAATGGTGTAATTACTAAAATTGCAAAAGATATCAACGTTGCAAACTGTGATGTTATCAATGCTGAAAATTTACACATTTCTCAAGGATGGTTTGATAGTTCTGTTTGCTTAGGAGAGCCTGGTTTTGAAGATAGAGAAACTATCGCTAATGGTCTTGACGTGGCTGCAAAGAGTGGTTTTACACAAATTGCAGTAGAACCAAATACTAATCCTATTCCTGATACACAAAGTATCATTAGCTTTATCAAGCATAAAGCTTTTAATAAAGCTACAGAAGTATTCCCTATCGGAGCATTAACTGTAAAATCAGAGGGAGTTGACTTAGCTGAATTATATGATATGCAAAATGCAGGAGCAGTTGCATTTGGAGACTATAAAAAAGCAATACAAAATGCTAATATCCTTAAAATCGCTTTACAATACACACAAGATTTTGATGGATTAGTTATCGCTTTCTCTCAAGATAGCAGCATCAAAGGTAAAGGTGTAGCGCACGAAGGAATTGAAAGTACTAAACTTGGATTAAAAGGTATTCCTGCACTTGCTGAAGAATTACAAATTGCACGCAACTTATTCTTATTGGAATACACAGGTGGTAAAATGCACATTCCTACTATATCTACTGCAAAATCAGTTGAATTAATCAAAGAAGCTAAGAGCAAAGGATTAAACGTTACTTGTAGTGTTTCTATTCACCAATTGATTCTGACAGATGATACATTAAACGACTTTGATACAAGATATAAAGTATTACCTCCATTGAGAGATGAAGCGCATAGAAAAGCATTAATCGCTGGAGTTCTTGATGGAACTATTGATTGTATTACATCAGAGCACAATCCACTTGATATTGAACACAAAAAATTAGAGTTTGAAAAAGCAACAGATGGTACTGTTGGATTAGAGTCTGCTTTAGGTGCTTTAGGAACTATTTTACCAACTGAAGTAATTGTTGAAAAACTTACGAAAGCAAGGGAGATATTTAAAGTTGAAAAAGCAACTATCACAGAGGGGGCAAAAGCAAATATTACGTTGTTTGACCCAAATAGCGAATGGACATTCACAAAAGAGGCTATATTATCAAAATCTAAAAACTCTGCTTTCTTAAATCAACCAATGAAAGGAAAAGTTATAGGTGTTATTAACGGTAATAATGCTATCTTCAACAAAAAATAA
- a CDS encoding alpha/beta hydrolase, which produces MDTSLSIAYLIQEPKVKKEKNPLILLLHGYGSNEEDLFSFASELPEDYYVISARAPYPVPPYGNAWYAIHFDADANKFSDDNQAIESRDLIVKFIDELIAKYPIDANDINLVGFSQGAILSYAIALSYPEKINKVVALSGYFNSNIIKEGFEKGNLGKLKFFASHGTVDQVIPVDWARQTPTILKSLNIEHEYKEYPVGHGVHPLNFADFKKFLLK; this is translated from the coding sequence ATGGATACATCATTATCAATTGCATACTTAATTCAAGAGCCAAAAGTTAAGAAAGAAAAGAACCCTCTTATTTTATTACTTCACGGATATGGAAGTAATGAAGAAGACTTATTTTCTTTTGCTTCTGAATTACCTGAAGATTATTATGTAATTTCTGCACGTGCACCCTACCCTGTTCCTCCTTACGGAAATGCTTGGTATGCTATACACTTTGACGCAGATGCTAATAAATTCTCTGACGATAATCAGGCTATTGAATCAAGAGACTTAATCGTTAAATTTATTGATGAACTAATTGCTAAATATCCAATTGATGCCAATGACATCAATCTTGTAGGATTTAGTCAAGGTGCTATATTAAGTTATGCTATTGCACTTTCTTATCCTGAAAAGATCAATAAGGTAGTTGCTTTAAGTGGATACTTCAATAGTAACATCATTAAAGAAGGTTTTGAAAAAGGTAATCTTGGCAAATTAAAGTTCTTTGCCTCTCACGGAACAGTAGATCAAGTTATCCCTGTAGATTGGGCAAGACAAACTCCTACTATTTTGAAGAGTTTAAATATTGAACACGAGTACAAAGAATACCCTGTAGGACACGGAGTTCACCCGTTGAACTTTGCAGACTTCAAAAAGTTCTTATTGAAATAA
- a CDS encoding hydrolase: MRHKAFFYLFLFSIVIMVLFYANNKNMYQMEEKKIEIAHKRIDIVRDSLKQVIKEYNEANYFSVENNEDAQEYFDYKKIDDNLIQIKEEILALNHQENGNPLVPYGKINEDKCIINKVKIINHRWAIADFYAGAIHGEVLIKYFFTEGKPTEFKTIDTILYPTK, encoded by the coding sequence ATGAGACATAAGGCTTTCTTCTATTTATTCCTTTTTTCAATTGTAATCATGGTATTGTTTTATGCAAACAATAAGAATATGTATCAAATGGAGGAGAAGAAGATAGAAATTGCACACAAGAGAATTGATATTGTACGAGATTCTTTAAAGCAAGTGATTAAAGAGTACAATGAGGCAAATTACTTTTCAGTAGAAAATAACGAAGATGCGCAAGAGTATTTCGATTATAAAAAGATTGATGATAATTTAATTCAAATTAAAGAAGAGATATTAGCTTTAAATCACCAAGAAAATGGTAATCCATTAGTGCCTTACGGTAAAATCAACGAAGATAAATGTATAATCAATAAAGTTAAGATTATCAATCACAGATGGGCTATTGCTGATTTTTATGCGGGTGCTATTCACGGGGAAGTATTGATTAAGTATTTCTTTACAGAAGGTAAGCCAACAGAGTTTAAAACAATTGATACGATTTTATATCCAACAAAATAA
- a CDS encoding MBL fold metallo-hydrolase translates to MEVYFLGTGTSQGIPILGIDHPVAKSEDQRDQRLRTSVLIKWDDTTILVDCGPDFRQQMLTAECSYLDAILFTHEHADHIAGLDEIRPLSYLYGPMPLYASERVMTALEKRYEYIFTQENRYPGAPSVLEHIVNSNEAFQVKDKTIVPIDIMHGPLPIYGYRFGDLVYITDAKYIAEEEIEKIKGCKVLIVNALRIKEHPTHFSLAESLAFIEKIKPEKAYLTHIAQDLGFHKEVSAILPNNVYLAYDNLRINI, encoded by the coding sequence TTGGAAGTATATTTTTTGGGAACAGGTACCTCACAAGGTATTCCTATTTTAGGGATTGATCATCCGGTAGCTAAAAGTGAAGATCAAAGAGATCAAAGATTGCGAACTTCTGTTTTAATCAAATGGGATGATACTACTATTTTAGTGGATTGTGGTCCTGATTTTAGACAACAGATGCTAACGGCTGAGTGTAGTTATTTAGATGCGATATTGTTTACGCACGAGCACGCTGATCATATTGCAGGTCTTGACGAAATACGACCTCTAAGCTACCTTTATGGACCAATGCCTCTCTATGCTTCTGAAAGGGTAATGACTGCTTTAGAGAAGAGATATGAGTATATATTCACACAAGAGAATAGATATCCAGGTGCTCCGAGTGTATTAGAACATATTGTGAACTCAAATGAAGCGTTTCAGGTTAAAGATAAAACTATCGTTCCTATAGATATTATGCACGGACCATTGCCTATTTACGGGTATCGCTTTGGAGATTTAGTCTACATAACAGATGCAAAATACATTGCAGAAGAAGAAATAGAGAAAATAAAAGGGTGTAAGGTTTTGATAGTAAATGCCTTGAGGATAAAAGAGCACCCGACTCATTTTAGTTTAGCCGAATCCTTAGCGTTTATTGAGAAGATAAAGCCAGAGAAAGCTTATTTAACACACATTGCGCAAGATTTAGGTTTTCACAAAGAAGTCTCTGCAATTCTCCCAAATAATGTATATTTGGCATATGACAATTTACGAATAAATATTTAA
- a CDS encoding TonB-dependent receptor, translating into MKNFAEDLVLEGDRFIEHQPAISDKALRINLNNNIYGTFAEIGAGQETVRHFFRAGGSSRTVAKAMSAYDKVFSDAIYTVEDDGRYVTESRLIKMLDYETKKIEDRLVRAENPTKTFFSYANTVATIDYAKKNKGHGWVGIMFQGKSDQEYSKIVLHIQFKETDSKLQQETLGILGVNLIYGAFYQHHDPKKLIYSLYDHLDKDQIEIDSINFSGPMFDKVDNRLMSLLLVKNGMTEAVMFGPDGRSILPANALYKQNILTLRGSYRPVTIVNMNLYRKSLAKFLSTNNLSENNTKVIFEITLSNLLSEGELDEIDFLHRADLLCSLGQTVMISNYQEYYKLTEYYSKYTDQKIALAMGVSSLLNIFEEKYYKNLTGGILEGLGKLFRNDMKIFLYPMLNEEGEIVDSTNLKVALHIKELYKFFKKTEQIIDIDDYQKENLSIFSRDVLKLLQQNTDGWEDKLPEGISKIIKEKELFGYKKK; encoded by the coding sequence ATGAAAAATTTTGCAGAAGATTTAGTATTAGAAGGAGATAGATTTATAGAGCATCAGCCTGCCATATCAGACAAAGCTCTTCGCATTAACTTAAACAATAACATATACGGAACATTTGCTGAAATTGGGGCAGGACAAGAAACAGTGCGCCATTTCTTTAGAGCTGGTGGTTCTTCAAGAACAGTTGCAAAGGCAATGTCTGCTTATGATAAAGTTTTTAGTGACGCTATTTATACGGTTGAAGATGACGGAAGATATGTAACGGAAAGCCGTCTGATTAAAATGTTAGATTACGAGACTAAGAAAATTGAGGACCGCTTGGTAAGAGCAGAAAACCCTACAAAAACTTTCTTTAGTTATGCCAATACAGTAGCTACAATTGACTACGCTAAAAAGAACAAAGGTCACGGTTGGGTTGGAATTATGTTCCAAGGAAAATCAGATCAAGAATACAGTAAAATTGTTCTTCATATCCAGTTCAAAGAAACTGACTCTAAACTACAACAAGAAACATTAGGAATATTAGGGGTTAACTTAATTTATGGTGCTTTTTACCAACATCACGATCCTAAGAAATTAATTTATAGTTTATACGATCACTTGGACAAAGACCAAATCGAGATTGATAGTATTAACTTCTCTGGTCCTATGTTTGATAAAGTAGACAATCGTTTGATGAGTTTACTTTTGGTTAAAAATGGAATGACAGAGGCTGTTATGTTTGGTCCTGACGGAAGAAGTATTTTACCTGCTAATGCATTGTACAAACAAAACATTCTTACGTTAAGAGGTAGTTACAGACCAGTTACAATTGTAAATATGAACTTATACAGAAAATCTCTTGCTAAGTTTTTAAGTACAAATAACTTGTCTGAAAACAACACAAAAGTAATCTTTGAAATTACGCTTTCTAACTTATTGTCTGAAGGTGAATTAGATGAAATAGACTTCTTACACAGAGCTGATTTATTGTGCTCATTAGGGCAAACAGTAATGATCTCTAACTATCAAGAGTACTACAAATTAACGGAGTACTACTCTAAATACACTGACCAAAAAATTGCATTAGCAATGGGAGTTAGTAGCTTGTTAAACATTTTTGAAGAGAAATATTACAAAAACTTAACAGGGGGTATTTTAGAAGGACTTGGTAAGTTATTTAGAAATGATATGAAGATTTTCTTATATCCTATGCTAAATGAAGAAGGAGAAATCGTTGATTCTACAAACTTAAAAGTAGCTTTACACATTAAAGAGCTATACAAATTCTTTAAGAAAACAGAACAAATCATTGATATTGATGACTATCAAAAAGAGAATTTATCAATCTTCTCAAGAGATGTCCTTAAGCTTCTTCAACAAAACACAGATGGCTGGGAAGATAAATTACCTGAAGGTATTTCTAAAATCATTAAAGAAAAAGAACTTTTCGGTTATAAAAAGAAATAA
- a CDS encoding PLP-dependent aminotransferase family protein, with the protein MEHNYLYIGIAEAIAKQIKSGVLREGDKLASVRMLCSEHKVSMNTAKRVYLELESQGLIEAKPQSGYYVSNRYYDDIPLPQASNPILLANNKEPKEIIRKVYANMGNRALTLFSYSTLYDDFLPLAKMKKEIIAASRTVAYGGVEYDSVQGNINLRRMIAQRSISWGGSLTEDDIITTNGSMSAISLCMLALGKPGDTIAIESPCYPGIFQLAIDLGFKVVELPTDPVTGIKIDALKEALACIDMCLLISNYNTPLGSCMPDENKKEIVELLDKHNIPLIEDDVYGDMYFGNQRPKCCKAFDKTGNVLWCSSVSKTLVPGYRVGWVSAGKYKDKIIHQKLVHLISTPSLMQEAVASFMKSGNYDKHLRKLRKDIYSNYQKYLNTIINSFPLGTKVNRPQGGLSLWIEFDERIDAMDLYDLAISEKISIAPGRMFTVQEQFQNCIRLCIGLPWSDNVEIKLKRIGVLSKQLLKK; encoded by the coding sequence ATGGAGCACAATTATTTATATATTGGTATTGCTGAGGCTATAGCTAAGCAAATAAAGAGTGGTGTATTGCGTGAAGGCGATAAGTTAGCTTCTGTACGTATGCTGTGTAGTGAGCACAAAGTAAGTATGAATACAGCTAAACGGGTGTATCTTGAATTAGAGTCGCAAGGGTTGATAGAAGCAAAACCTCAGTCGGGGTATTATGTAAGTAATCGCTATTATGATGATATTCCATTGCCCCAAGCGAGTAATCCTATTTTATTAGCTAACAATAAAGAGCCAAAGGAGATAATTAGAAAGGTATATGCTAATATGGGAAACAGAGCATTAACCTTATTTTCTTATAGTACTTTATATGATGATTTTCTGCCATTAGCTAAGATGAAGAAAGAAATTATAGCGGCTTCTCGAACAGTAGCTTATGGAGGAGTAGAATATGATTCTGTACAAGGAAATATTAATTTAAGAAGAATGATAGCTCAGCGTTCTATTAGTTGGGGAGGGAGTTTGACAGAAGATGATATTATTACAACAAATGGGAGTATGAGTGCTATTTCCTTGTGTATGTTAGCACTTGGCAAACCAGGTGACACAATTGCAATTGAGAGTCCGTGTTATCCAGGCATATTTCAGTTAGCTATTGATTTGGGGTTTAAGGTAGTTGAATTACCAACAGATCCGGTAACAGGAATAAAGATTGATGCATTAAAAGAGGCCTTAGCTTGTATTGATATGTGTTTGTTAATCTCCAATTATAATACTCCTTTAGGAAGTTGTATGCCAGATGAAAATAAGAAAGAGATAGTGGAGTTATTAGATAAACATAATATTCCGCTTATAGAGGATGATGTTTATGGGGATATGTATTTTGGCAATCAACGACCAAAGTGTTGTAAAGCCTTTGATAAAACAGGGAATGTTTTGTGGTGTAGTTCTGTATCAAAAACTTTAGTGCCAGGTTATCGCGTGGGTTGGGTTTCTGCAGGAAAATATAAGGATAAGATAATACACCAAAAGTTGGTTCACTTAATATCTACTCCCTCTTTAATGCAGGAGGCAGTTGCGAGTTTTATGAAATCTGGCAATTATGATAAACACTTACGTAAGTTAAGGAAGGATATTTATAGCAATTACCAAAAATACTTGAATACTATTATTAATAGTTTTCCTTTGGGAACAAAGGTCAATAGACCACAAGGAGGTTTGTCATTGTGGATAGAGTTTGATGAGCGCATAGACGCAATGGATTTGTACGACTTGGCAATTTCAGAGAAGATAAGCATAGCTCCTGGACGTATGTTTACAGTACAAGAGCAATTTCAGAATTGTATTCGCCTGTGTATTGGTTTACCTTGGTCAGATAATGTAGAGATAAAATTAAAGAGGATAGGGGTTTTGAGTAAACAATTACTTAAAAAATAA
- a CDS encoding DMT family transporter — MKQATALSTIKQTSTSSGWINGFIGVLLFSGSMPATKAAVIALDPIFVTAVRAAIAGILALACLLLFKEKKPTRAQLTPLAIVAIGGVIGFPLLSALALQHITSAHSLVYLGILPMSTAVFAVIRGGEKPKPIFWLFSIVGSLIVIGFAVLQGGTSSTIGNILMLIAILLCGLSYAEGAKLSKALGGWQVISWAVVLSLPVSLPLMFLTAPSNPEFVGVDAWIGVAYLGVFSMFLGFVFWYKGLAQGGIASVGQLQLLQPFFGLALAATLLNEYVSPNMILVTIGVILCVAGSKKFG; from the coding sequence ATGAAACAAGCTACTGCATTAAGCACCATAAAACAAACCTCTACTTCAAGTGGATGGATTAATGGCTTTATAGGCGTATTACTTTTTAGTGGTTCTATGCCAGCAACAAAAGCTGCTGTTATTGCGTTAGACCCTATTTTTGTAACTGCCGTAAGAGCTGCAATTGCAGGAATTTTAGCATTGGCTTGTTTATTATTATTTAAAGAAAAGAAGCCAACAAGAGCACAATTAACACCTTTAGCTATTGTAGCAATAGGCGGAGTAATTGGTTTTCCTTTGCTATCTGCATTGGCTTTACAACATATTACATCAGCACACTCATTAGTTTATTTAGGAATACTACCTATGTCAACAGCTGTTTTTGCAGTAATAAGAGGAGGTGAAAAACCTAAACCAATATTCTGGCTGTTCTCAATAGTAGGTAGTTTAATTGTAATTGGATTTGCTGTTTTACAAGGAGGAACAAGTTCTACAATCGGAAATATCCTAATGCTAATTGCCATTTTACTTTGTGGACTAAGTTATGCGGAAGGTGCTAAATTATCAAAAGCATTAGGAGGATGGCAAGTGATTTCTTGGGCAGTTGTATTATCACTTCCAGTATCACTACCTCTTATGTTTTTAACAGCTCCCTCTAATCCCGAATTTGTAGGTGTAGACGCGTGGATTGGCGTTGCGTACTTAGGGGTATTTAGTATGTTTCTTGGGTTTGTATTTTGGTACAAAGGATTAGCACAAGGAGGAATTGCATCTGTAGGTCAACTACAATTACTTCAACCTTTCTTTGGTTTAGCATTAGCAGCTACATTGTTAAACGAATATGTAAGTCCGAATATGATATTAGTAACTATTGGAGTCATTTTATGTGTAGCTGGAAGTAAAAAGTTTGGGTAA
- a CDS encoding acetyl-CoA hydrolase/transferase family protein — translation MKYVSASEAAKVVKSGDRIYVQAAAATPNVLTKAISDRADELRGVEFCHIHTEGAAPYVDPALAESFHVNSFFIGKNVRHTIAAGNGSYTPVFLSEVPNLFRKGAVTLDVVLIQVSPPDEHGFCSLGVSVEATVAAMECAKVVIAQINSFMPRTFGDSVLHISKIDMAVEHNCPLYASKPTVITDTEAKIGGFVAELIEDESTLQMGIGNIPNAVLAQLTNHKDLGLHTEMFSDGVIDLIESGVINCSKKAVTKGRALATFLIGSERLYKFVDNNPFIVLKESNYVNDTSVIRQNPKVVAINSALEVDLTGQVCADSLGTKMYSGVGGQMDFVRGASLSKGGKAIIALSSVSNRGDNRIVPFLKQGAGVVTTRAHAQYIVTEYGVADLYGKTLKQRVEAMASIAHPNFREEVLRTYYNSIK, via the coding sequence ATGAAGTATGTTTCAGCGTCAGAAGCGGCAAAAGTAGTCAAGTCCGGAGATAGGATTTATGTACAAGCAGCAGCGGCAACCCCCAATGTTTTAACAAAAGCTATTTCAGATAGAGCAGATGAATTGAGAGGAGTGGAGTTTTGTCATATTCATACAGAAGGAGCGGCACCATATGTAGACCCAGCATTAGCTGAGAGTTTTCACGTAAATTCATTCTTTATCGGAAAAAATGTACGTCATACTATTGCGGCTGGCAATGGTTCATATACCCCAGTTTTCTTGAGTGAAGTGCCTAATTTGTTTAGAAAAGGAGCTGTTACATTAGACGTTGTTTTAATTCAAGTTTCACCACCAGACGAACACGGTTTTTGTTCGTTGGGAGTATCTGTAGAAGCTACAGTTGCAGCGATGGAATGCGCTAAGGTTGTTATTGCTCAGATTAACTCTTTTATGCCAAGAACTTTTGGTGATAGTGTGTTACATATTTCAAAGATTGATATGGCGGTAGAACACAATTGTCCGCTTTATGCTTCTAAGCCTACAGTGATTACGGACACAGAAGCTAAGATCGGTGGTTTTGTGGCCGAACTTATTGAAGATGAAAGTACATTGCAAATGGGAATTGGGAATATTCCTAATGCGGTATTAGCTCAATTGACAAATCATAAGGATTTAGGATTGCACACAGAAATGTTTTCAGATGGTGTGATTGATTTGATAGAAAGTGGTGTGATAAACTGTTCTAAGAAGGCAGTTACCAAAGGAAGAGCATTAGCAACGTTTTTGATTGGTTCAGAGCGACTATATAAGTTTGTTGACAACAATCCCTTTATCGTTTTGAAAGAGTCTAACTATGTTAATGATACCTCTGTAATTCGTCAAAATCCTAAAGTAGTTGCTATTAACTCAGCTTTAGAAGTTGATTTAACAGGACAAGTATGTGCGGACTCGCTTGGTACAAAAATGTATTCAGGAGTAGGAGGACAGATGGACTTCGTACGCGGTGCATCGTTGAGTAAAGGAGGTAAGGCAATTATAGCGTTGTCATCTGTTAGTAATCGCGGTGATAATCGAATTGTACCTTTCTTAAAACAGGGTGCTGGAGTTGTTACTACACGTGCTCACGCGCAATATATTGTTACAGAATATGGTGTTGCAGATTTGTATGGAAAGACTTTAAAACAAAGAGTGGAGGCAATGGCAAGTATTGCACATCCTAATTTTAGGGAAGAGGTTTTACGTACGTACTACAATAGTATAAAATAA
- a CDS encoding endonuclease MutS2 — MTSINKKTLQDLEFHTVLETVSALCVTEAGKEAALEIGPYKTEESTIRALKQTSEYVSSYTNNNIIPNHYFDGIDYELKFLGIEDSFLEVSSFKKIFTLTETTLNLLVYLKKFEEYYPNLYSKAVDYPLEKSILKDIENVLDKYGEIKDNASLDLMNIRKNINLVRGKINQSFGAALSQYNSAGYLDDIRETVVENRRVLAVMAMHRRKVKGSVLGQSKTGSIVYIEPEATLRFSRELNNLEYEEREEIVRILKRLTNTIRPFRELLFDYQNFLTFIDITAAKAKYANKINGLLPEITSEREMYFREAYHPILLVNNKEKRKPTYPQTISLEQDSRIIVISGPNAGGKSITLKTVGLLQLMLQSGLLIPVHERSKTFLFDRILTDIGDNQSIENHLSTYSYRLKNMNYFLKKCNDRTLFLIDEFGTGSDPELGGALAEVFLEEFYDREAYGIITTHYTNLKILADELPNATNANMLFDEKSLEPMYKLNVGQAGSSFTFEVAQKNGIPFSLINRAKKKVEGDKVRFDKTIANLQKERHKLERTSQNLKEEETKAREESKKMESINTKIQEKLERYQELFDSNQRLVSLGQRLDDLSEKYFNNKSKKTLFGEVLKVVEIENSKRKKVTIKEKKEKEQQQKELIKEVEQKVEVIRQEKKEEKVKKQQEQVKNKTNFPLKVGDRVRMIDGRSVGTIDVIEKNKATVNYGFFTSKVSLDQLEMVQRKK; from the coding sequence ATGACATCAATTAATAAAAAGACATTACAAGATTTAGAATTCCATACAGTTTTAGAAACTGTTTCTGCACTTTGTGTAACAGAAGCAGGTAAAGAAGCTGCTTTGGAAATCGGACCATATAAAACAGAAGAATCTACTATTCGAGCGTTAAAACAAACGTCTGAATATGTTTCTTCATACACTAATAATAATATAATTCCCAATCATTATTTCGACGGCATTGACTACGAATTAAAGTTTTTAGGAATTGAAGATAGTTTTCTTGAAGTAAGTAGCTTTAAAAAGATATTTACACTGACAGAAACAACACTGAACTTACTTGTTTACTTAAAGAAATTTGAGGAATATTACCCTAATTTATATAGTAAAGCAGTTGATTACCCCCTCGAAAAAAGTATCTTAAAAGATATTGAAAATGTATTGGACAAATACGGAGAGATCAAGGACAATGCTTCTCTTGACTTAATGAATATTCGCAAGAACATTAACTTAGTAAGAGGAAAAATCAACCAAAGCTTTGGTGCTGCTTTATCGCAATACAACAGTGCAGGGTATTTAGATGATATCCGTGAAACTGTGGTTGAAAACAGACGTGTATTAGCTGTAATGGCAATGCACAGACGTAAAGTGAAAGGTAGTGTACTTGGTCAATCTAAAACGGGAAGCATCGTTTATATTGAACCAGAGGCTACACTCCGTTTTTCAAGAGAATTAAACAACTTAGAATACGAAGAGCGAGAAGAAATAGTGCGCATCTTAAAAAGATTAACGAATACAATTCGCCCATTTAGAGAGTTGTTGTTTGACTATCAAAACTTCTTGACTTTTATTGATATTACGGCTGCTAAGGCAAAATATGCTAATAAAATTAATGGTCTGTTACCTGAAATAACATCAGAAAGAGAAATGTATTTCAGAGAAGCCTACCACCCTATTCTATTGGTTAACAACAAAGAGAAAAGAAAACCAACTTATCCTCAAACAATTAGTTTAGAACAGGATAGTCGTATTATTGTTATCTCTGGACCAAACGCTGGAGGAAAGAGTATTACGTTAAAAACTGTTGGATTACTTCAACTTATGTTACAGTCGGGTTTACTTATTCCTGTTCACGAACGCAGTAAAACCTTCTTATTTGATCGAATTTTAACTGACATTGGAGACAACCAGTCAATTGAAAACCATTTAAGTACATATAGTTACCGCTTAAAGAATATGAATTACTTCTTGAAAAAGTGTAACGACCGTACTTTATTTTTAATTGACGAGTTTGGTACTGGGTCTGACCCTGAATTAGGAGGAGCGTTAGCTGAGGTGTTTTTAGAAGAGTTTTACGATCGTGAAGCTTATGGTATCATTACCACTCACTACACTAATTTAAAAATATTAGCAGATGAATTACCTAATGCCACCAATGCCAATATGTTGTTCGACGAGAAATCACTTGAACCAATGTATAAGTTAAACGTGGGACAAGCTGGTAGTTCATTTACTTTTGAAGTAGCACAGAAAAACGGTATTCCTTTTAGCTTAATCAATAGAGCTAAGAAAAAAGTGGAAGGTGATAAAGTTCGCTTTGACAAAACAATTGCTAATTTGCAAAAAGAGCGTCATAAGTTAGAACGTACCTCTCAAAACCTAAAAGAGGAAGAAACAAAAGCAAGAGAAGAGAGTAAGAAAATGGAATCTATCAACACGAAGATTCAAGAAAAATTGGAGAGATACCAAGAGCTTTTCGACTCAAATCAACGCTTAGTTTCTCTTGGACAACGTTTAGATGATCTATCAGAAAAATATTTCAACAATAAAAGTAAGAAAACTCTGTTTGGAGAAGTACTAAAAGTAGTTGAAATTGAAAACTCTAAACGTAAGAAAGTTACCATAAAAGAGAAAAAGGAGAAAGAACAACAACAGAAAGAGCTTATCAAAGAGGTAGAGCAAAAAGTTGAGGTGATTCGCCAAGAAAAGAAAGAAGAGAAAGTCAAAAAACAACAAGAACAAGTTAAAAACAAAACGAACTTCCCTCTAAAAGTTGGAGATAGAGTTCGTATGATAGACGGTCGTTCTGTTGGAACAATTGACGTTATTGAAAAAAATAAAGCTACTGTTAACTATGGTTTCTTTACTTCTAAAGTAAGTTTAGATCAATTGGAGATGGTACAACGTAAAAAATAA
- a CDS encoding thiol-disulfide oxidoreductase DCC family protein: MLDIPRNKKIILFDGVCNLCDNTVQKVIKADKNDQFRFASLDSEIGKQILDYIGVDRQKMDSIVLYQPGISYYLKSQAAFKIASYLGLPYSLINIFSVFPKALTDIGYDFIAKNRYKWYGKKESCMIPNESIKQKFL; the protein is encoded by the coding sequence ATGTTAGATATACCACGAAATAAAAAAATAATCTTGTTTGACGGTGTTTGCAACCTTTGCGACAACACCGTTCAAAAGGTTATTAAAGCAGATAAAAACGATCAGTTTAGATTTGCTTCTTTAGATTCTGAAATCGGTAAACAGATTTTGGATTACATTGGTGTGGACAGACAAAAAATGGATAGCATTGTGCTTTACCAACCAGGTATTTCTTACTACCTAAAATCCCAAGCAGCTTTTAAGATAGCTTCATACTTAGGACTTCCCTACTCTCTGATAAATATCTTTTCCGTTTTTCCCAAAGCACTTACAGATATTGGTTATGATTTTATAGCTAAAAATCGTTATAAGTGGTATGGAAAAAAGGAAAGTTGTATGATTCCTAATGAATCAATTAAACAGAAATTTCTATAA